In a genomic window of Ipomoea triloba cultivar NCNSP0323 chromosome 3, ASM357664v1:
- the LOC116013212 gene encoding uncharacterized protein LOC116013212 yields the protein MPRRRNVPAGRDDATTAMDRMALAMEQMAEFMMAQQAQNQNQGHPRVDFAKAIASRHPPNYAGEDDPVFLEEWIRTFDKLLDAVNCPANQRVSSTVYYLTKAADNWWATTGPELLQNPDFGWEEFKEELRGQFYTERIKGIKCEEFLRLKQKGETVQVYYDQYVELMRFAQDIVPDEASKARRFVRGLDWDVRRAIAPFMCSSLKEAYNRASDQYQVYLDQQEVYGRNKRKADDKQKRFKVDDRKSNQGKFQPKQGEKRGGTDQGKQSACSRCGKSHPGENCQGVRIRCYKCGLLGHKFYECQTSVENLRNSSQNTRQGGGFSRSNGRKPAESGNRGVNSPQGNRGRPTNAAKGPSDKGKSPMGKSSTGNQGRIYVVNSA from the coding sequence ATGCCGCGAAGACGAAATGTACCTGCGGGACGTGACGACGCCACCACGGCAATGGATCGTATGGCattggcaatggaacagatggctgagtttatgatggctcagcaagcCCAGAATCAAAACCAGGGACACCCTCGAGTCGACTTTGCTAAAGCCATAGCAAGTAGACACCCACCGAATTATGCAGGAGAAGATGACCCAGTGTTTTTGGAAGAATGGATACGGACATTTGATAAACTGCTTGACGCAGTAAATTGCCCAGCGAATCAACGAGTCTCTTCTACGGTTTATTACTTGACGAAAGCCGCAGATAACTGGTGGGCAACGACTGGACCCGAACTCCTGCAaaacccagactttggctgggaggaattcaaggaggaATTGAGGGGACAATTTTACACAGAACgaattaagggaatcaagtgcgaAGAATTCTTGCGACTGAAGCAGAAAGGAGAAACTGTTCAGGTCTACTATGACCAGTATGTGGAGTTGATGAGATTTGCTCAAGATATTGTGCCGGACGAGGCAAGCAAGGCAAGGAGATTTGTGCGAGGACTGGATTGGGACGTGAGAAGGGCAatcgcaccattcatgtgctccAGTCTCAAGGAGGCATATAATCGGGCATCGGATCAATACCAAGTGTACTTGGATCAACAGGAAGTTTACGGCAGGAACAAGAGAAAAGCTGATGATAAACAGAAGAGATTCAAGGTGGATGATCGGAAGTCTAACCAAGGGAAATTTCAACCAAAGCAAGGAGAGAAGAGGGGAGGAACAGACCAAGGGAAACAATCTGCTTGCAGTAGATGTGGAAAGAGCCATCCTGGAGAAAATTGCCAAGGGGTGAGAATAAGGTGCTACAAGTGTGGGCTCTTAGGACATAAATTCTATGAGTGCCAAACCAGTGTAGAAAATCTCAGGAACTCCTCGCAGAATACCAGGCAAGGAGGAGGATTCAGTAGGAGCAACGGCCGGAAACCTGCGGAATCTGGAAACAGGGGGGTTAATTCTCCACAAGGGAATCGGGGGAGGCCAACGAACGCTGCCAAAGGTCCGAGCGACAAAGGGAAGTCACCAATGGGAAAAAGCAGCACAGGGAACCAAGGACGAATCTACGTCGTCAACAGCGCTTAG